A part of Aegilops tauschii subsp. strangulata cultivar AL8/78 chromosome 2, Aet v6.0, whole genome shotgun sequence genomic DNA contains:
- the LOC141041271 gene encoding uncharacterized protein — protein MARHVLNRIREGVVAHDPYFECKTDALGKLGFSSYQKCTVAIRMLAYGIPGDLVDEYVRMSETTCLMSMYKFCQAVIEVFDPEYLRQPTAADTERCSHNDINMLQRSPVFARLAEGHSPHVNFEINGHQYNKGYYLADGIYPQWSTFVKTISKPQGEKRNRFAQMQESARKDVKRAFGMLQSRWGIVRNPALSWDERKLWEVMTACVIMHNMIVEDERDESIFDQGFDYQGENIEPLHQDPATFEQFVQFHREMRDWHSHLNLQNDLVEHVWDHIGNQ, from the exons ATGGCAAGGCATGTGCTCAATCGTATCCGAGAGGGGGTGGTTGCTCATGACCCATACTTCGAGTGCAAGACAGATGCCCTTGGCAAGCTTGGATTCTCCTCTTACCAGAAATGCACCGTGGCCATCCGCATGCTTGCGTATGGAATTCCAGGCGATCTGGTGGATGAGTATGTGCGTATGAGTGAGACAACATGCCTGATGTCAATGTACAAGTTTTGCCAGGCTGTGATCGAGGTGTTTGACCCAGAGTACTTGAGGCAGCCAACTGCAGCTGATACAGAGAGAT gttctcacaatgatatcaacATGCTGCAGCGTTCTCCGGTCTTCGCAAGGCTTGCAGAAGGCCACTCCCCACATGTCAACTTTGAGATCAACGGCCACCAGTACAACAAGGGATACTATCTAGCTGATGGTATATATCCTCAGTGGTCAACTTTTGTGAAGACAATCTCGAAACCCCAAGGTGAGAAGAGAAATAGATTTGCCCAAATgcaagagagtgctagaaagGATGTGAAACGTGCTTTTGGTATGCTTCAATCCCGGTGGGGTATCGTTCGAAACCCTGCACTGTCATGGGATGAAAGGAAGctttgggaggtgatgactgcttgtgtgatcatgcacaacatgatcgtcgaGGACGAGCGTGATGAGAGTATCTTCGACCAAGGATTTGATTATCAAGGTGAAAATATTGAGCCCCTGCACCAAGACCCGGCCACATTTGAACAATTTGTGCAATTCCACCGTGAGATGCGTGATTGGCACAGTCATTTGAATCTTCAAAATGACTTGGTTGAGCACGTGTGGGATCACATTGGCAACCAATAG